Proteins from one Pelosinus sp. IPA-1 genomic window:
- a CDS encoding ferritin family protein, with amino-acid sequence MDVKLFSDLEGLRIAMDIEEQGRDFYQQAFDIAKEDAHKDLFCLLKNEEIIHFETFSKIFDTVNKNKEAASEEYLFDPETSRYLTVLAEGHVFPTAADAKVKIAEVTTVREILQMAIQAEKDSILFYDELATKSKFEDAKKIFTTLKAEEQTHVVKLRKILDTLA; translated from the coding sequence ATGGATGTAAAATTATTTAGTGATCTTGAAGGCTTACGAATTGCGATGGATATAGAGGAGCAGGGGCGTGATTTTTATCAGCAAGCTTTCGATATAGCAAAAGAAGATGCCCATAAAGATCTATTCTGTTTATTGAAAAACGAAGAAATTATTCATTTTGAAACATTTAGTAAAATTTTTGATACAGTAAATAAGAATAAAGAGGCAGCTTCAGAGGAATATTTGTTTGATCCTGAGACTTCCCGTTATCTTACAGTGCTGGCAGAAGGTCATGTATTCCCAACAGCAGCCGATGCGAAAGTTAAAATTGCGGAAGTGACAACAGTTCGCGAAATTTTACAAATGGCCATTCAAGCTGAAAAAGATTCTATATTGTTTTATGATGAATTAGCAACTAAATCAAAATTCGAAGACGCTAAGAAAATCTTTACAACTCTTAAAGCAGAAGAACAAACCCACGTAGTTAAATTACGCAAAATTCTTGATACCTTAGCTTAA
- a CDS encoding DUF2970 domain-containing protein, translating into MTKGMGKRAHHREDMKKLNQTALTIGGVLGAICLIAVVVSLLYK; encoded by the coding sequence ATGACTAAAGGAATGGGAAAACGTGCTCATCATAGAGAGGACATGAAAAAGTTAAATCAAACTGCACTTACGATTGGTGGTGTGTTAGGAGCTATTTGCTTAATAGCGGTCGTCGTCTCTCTTTTGTATAAGTGA
- a CDS encoding Zn-dependent hydrolase: MIKDKEWVINEIEKIACFGKGPRGITRLAFSQTAVESQEYIISLMKQEGLVVTVDQIGNIIGRLEGKDNTLPAVATGSHLDTVPEGGKYDGVLGVIGGLAAIRRLKDRGGLTHPVELIVFASEESSRFGFATIGSKTMVGLANSIAWSKAKDQDGRSFPEVMLENRYDLEHLSAAARSSEEIKAFIELHIEQGKVLEKEEKTIGIVEAIAAPTRLKIIVEGVAAHSGSTPMEERQDALVSASMIVLAIQEIGLEQSSYGTVATVGMLKVHPGSINVIPGMVEMHVDIRGIDHESIIECLQDIKDAVSAIAEEQETGVSIVMLSAEKPVKMNKEIMSLIKKVCNEKNVPYQFLHSRAGHDAMNLSRLAPTGMIFVPSKDGISHNPEEYTKDDDIMVGIDILTETLYQLAK; this comes from the coding sequence ATGATTAAAGATAAAGAATGGGTAATAAATGAAATAGAGAAAATTGCCTGTTTTGGAAAGGGACCTCGCGGCATAACTCGCTTAGCTTTTAGCCAAACCGCTGTAGAATCGCAAGAATACATAATAAGCTTAATGAAGCAGGAAGGCCTAGTCGTCACAGTCGATCAAATTGGCAATATTATTGGTCGTCTAGAGGGCAAAGATAATACATTACCAGCAGTAGCTACGGGTTCCCATTTGGATACAGTGCCAGAGGGGGGCAAGTATGACGGTGTACTTGGAGTAATTGGCGGGTTAGCAGCGATACGTCGTTTAAAAGATAGAGGAGGCTTAACACACCCAGTTGAGTTGATTGTTTTTGCTTCTGAAGAATCAAGTCGCTTTGGTTTTGCTACAATAGGAAGTAAAACTATGGTGGGATTAGCTAATAGCATTGCTTGGAGTAAGGCTAAAGACCAAGATGGCAGGAGTTTTCCAGAAGTAATGTTAGAAAATCGTTATGATTTAGAACATCTCAGTGCTGCAGCACGAAGTAGTGAGGAAATAAAGGCATTTATTGAACTTCATATTGAGCAGGGAAAGGTGTTAGAAAAGGAAGAAAAAACGATAGGAATAGTGGAAGCCATCGCTGCTCCTACACGTCTTAAGATTATAGTAGAGGGCGTAGCTGCTCATTCAGGCTCTACTCCAATGGAAGAGCGACAAGATGCCCTAGTAAGTGCTTCTATGATCGTGTTAGCGATACAAGAGATCGGACTCGAACAATCAAGCTACGGCACAGTAGCTACGGTAGGCATGCTCAAAGTCCACCCAGGTTCTATCAATGTTATTCCTGGTATGGTGGAAATGCATGTAGATATTCGCGGCATAGATCATGAAAGTATTATTGAATGTTTACAGGATATTAAGGATGCGGTTAGCGCAATTGCGGAAGAGCAAGAAACTGGGGTTTCCATCGTAATGCTTTCAGCAGAAAAGCCTGTAAAAATGAATAAAGAAATTATGAGTCTTATTAAGAAGGTTTGTAATGAAAAAAATGTGCCTTACCAATTTTTACATAGCCGAGCAGGTCATGATGCTATGAATCTATCTCGCTTAGCACCAACGGGTATGATATTTGTTCCTTCCAAAGATGGAATCAGTCACAATCCAGAAGAGTACACGAAGGATGATGATATAATGGTAGGAATTGATATTCTAACGGAAACTTTATATCAGTTGGCAAAGTAG
- a CDS encoding 3D domain-containing protein yields MKKLIASICAVVAVHFFSPAMPVHAAALDEQLAQLVAQNASVDRIQQLLLLKKQWEQGNKQGLLENLAKTAINQSSQVSTANALVQGNVNQVVSNALRQQVEQKITDQAIPYGKELAAIAALFNNQSLAPKAVQESNSLTAAPQNYKRVLNMTSTAYAPGPLDNGKWGNKNYVGGAVRPGVAAVDPNVIPMGTKLWVEGYGEAVADDQGSAIKGNRIDLVFNNRQDALDYGIKNVKVYVLN; encoded by the coding sequence ATGAAAAAATTAATTGCCAGTATATGTGCAGTTGTGGCAGTTCACTTCTTTTCTCCTGCCATGCCAGTTCATGCTGCAGCCTTAGATGAGCAGTTGGCACAGTTGGTTGCGCAAAATGCTAGTGTTGATCGCATACAACAACTGTTGCTATTAAAGAAACAATGGGAGCAGGGAAATAAACAGGGACTATTAGAAAACTTGGCAAAAACGGCTATAAACCAATCAAGTCAAGTGAGCACTGCCAATGCCTTAGTGCAAGGTAATGTGAACCAAGTAGTAAGCAATGCTTTACGCCAACAGGTTGAGCAAAAGATTACAGATCAAGCAATTCCTTATGGAAAAGAATTAGCGGCAATTGCTGCATTATTTAATAATCAATCCTTGGCACCAAAAGCTGTCCAAGAGAGTAATTCTCTGACAGCAGCGCCTCAAAATTATAAGAGAGTATTAAATATGACTTCTACGGCCTATGCGCCTGGGCCATTAGATAATGGTAAATGGGGTAATAAGAATTATGTAGGTGGCGCTGTGCGTCCAGGAGTGGCCGCAGTAGATCCTAATGTCATTCCAATGGGAACAAAATTGTGGGTAGAAGGTTATGGTGAAGCTGTCGCAGATGATCAAGGCAGTGCTATTAAAGGCAATCGTATTGATTTAGTCTTTAATAATCGTCAAGATGCTCTTGATTATGGAATTAAGAACGTAAAAGTATATGTATTAAATTAA
- a CDS encoding DHHA1 domain-containing protein, which translates to MTTTKLYHENAYIKEFNANIIQASPLPNNRWAVILDRTAFYPESGGQPFDLGYIDDLAVIEVQEDGENVVHILEAEPITRSVQGRINWERRFDHMQQHSGQHILSGAFYSILKANTVGFHLGKESSQIDLDIEFLTPENLESVEIAANQVVIQAQAVHTHWLNQSNLQNFPLRKPPAKDFSEIRLVEIANFDYSACCGTHVANTGEIGCIKILSWERKKNGVRVDFVCGWRGLADYQQKNTILHQLASCLSLPIPNVLNGVEKQLQKLETTTKELALLKQELHRNLAVTLYQQGEVINHHKLIVHTLTDASPNEVNYIAKELSSNPYTIALIAGVNQEQTKVHLVFSASSDVALHMGQEVKKILPLLDGKGGGNEQSAQGGGSNIGELPAALTLARENIRKQL; encoded by the coding sequence TTGACAACTACAAAACTTTACCACGAAAATGCTTATATAAAAGAATTTAATGCCAATATTATACAAGCTAGCCCCTTACCTAATAATAGGTGGGCTGTCATCTTAGACCGAACTGCTTTTTATCCAGAATCAGGTGGACAACCCTTCGACCTTGGCTATATTGACGATCTAGCTGTTATCGAAGTTCAGGAAGATGGCGAAAATGTCGTTCATATCCTTGAAGCAGAACCAATTACTCGCAGTGTACAGGGACGGATTAACTGGGAGAGGCGTTTTGATCATATGCAGCAACATAGCGGTCAACATATTCTCTCTGGTGCATTTTACTCTATACTAAAAGCAAATACTGTCGGATTTCATTTAGGCAAAGAATCCAGCCAAATTGATTTAGATATTGAATTTCTAACACCTGAAAATCTAGAATCCGTAGAAATAGCAGCCAATCAAGTTGTTATCCAAGCACAAGCCGTACATACTCACTGGTTGAATCAATCTAACTTGCAGAACTTCCCCTTACGCAAACCTCCTGCAAAAGACTTTTCTGAAATACGACTAGTGGAAATCGCTAATTTTGACTACTCTGCTTGTTGCGGTACTCATGTTGCCAATACAGGAGAAATCGGCTGTATTAAAATTCTTAGCTGGGAGCGTAAGAAAAATGGCGTACGAGTTGATTTTGTCTGCGGCTGGCGCGGCCTCGCAGACTATCAGCAAAAGAATACGATTCTGCATCAACTAGCAAGTTGCCTATCATTGCCTATTCCTAATGTTCTTAATGGCGTAGAAAAACAATTGCAGAAGTTAGAGACTACTACCAAAGAATTAGCCTTATTAAAGCAAGAATTACACCGCAATCTCGCAGTTACTCTTTATCAACAAGGAGAAGTCATTAATCATCATAAATTAATTGTACATACTCTCACAGACGCTAGCCCTAACGAGGTAAATTATATCGCCAAGGAACTGAGTAGTAACCCCTATACCATCGCTCTTATCGCTGGGGTAAATCAAGAACAAACTAAAGTTCACCTTGTTTTTTCCGCTTCATCGGATGTTGCTCTTCACATGGGTCAAGAAGTAAAAAAGATACTCCCTCTATTAGATGGAAAAGGTGGCGGAAATGAGCAATCTGCTCAAGGAGGCGGTAGTAATATTGGCGAGCTCCCTGCCGCACTTACGTTAGCAAGAGAAAACATACGGAAACAATTGTAG
- a CDS encoding L,D-transpeptidase: MTILKVKKSQVFYSVAILLLMSLIFGMVGFEYMDEQELAAIENQPKTAPIGAVSIVVKVSQRVLEVYSDGNLHKTYRIAVGKSGTPTPIGEWNVVWKDYNWGTGFGTRWIGINVPWGIYGIHGTNKPWINQHDKIILSPIRS; this comes from the coding sequence GTGACAATTTTAAAGGTAAAAAAATCACAAGTTTTTTATAGTGTAGCTATTTTACTTCTTATGAGTCTTATCTTTGGGATGGTTGGTTTTGAATACATGGATGAACAAGAGTTGGCGGCTATTGAAAATCAGCCTAAAACTGCACCGATCGGAGCAGTAAGCATTGTTGTTAAAGTCTCTCAGCGAGTCTTAGAAGTATATAGTGATGGAAACCTACATAAAACATACCGAATTGCGGTTGGTAAGAGTGGAACTCCGACGCCCATTGGCGAGTGGAATGTAGTATGGAAAGACTATAATTGGGGAACTGGATTTGGTACTCGTTGGATAGGGATTAATGTGCCCTGGGGAATTTATGGTATTCATGGAACAAACAAACCATGGATAAATCAACATGACAAAATTATACTGTCTCCCATACGATCTTAA
- a CDS encoding recombinase family protein — MRAAIYARVSTEDQAKHGYSLPDQIASCKTYLQGLGYHDIIEYVDDGYSGEYIDRPAISNLRDDADEGRINIVAVYDPDRLARKLFIQLLISEELERNNVKLHFVTGQYDSSPEGRLFFSMRGAVAEFEKEKIRERSMRGKRKKAQDKKLSNSNLFGYDYIKETKSYKINPDQAAIIKDIYNRVVEHQDSVVSIQTYLKDKAIPSPTGKAIWPTSTIYRILKNHTYTGVFASMKIRQQKTGIKSKLITHRPENEWINIPVPEIIPEELFNRTQAQLDRNKIKTKRPMMYPYLLSGILYCGVCGRRMVAHHCAFRDGSYKPYYQCLTQRNPNLKAAGFKCESRSLPANAIDQDIWTMLMESFLDPEKAKKYMPKQEIVDHSSELEKITKLETELIKRRETIARWFRQQILPEAEAEKELTAINSQLNTIKSRKDSLAPVIISQNKPSFASLAKNMRLLVDQGELTKEQKRKIITATISKITVTRIDNHSGKGSRSKPPIFKIVWETV, encoded by the coding sequence ATGAGAGCAGCCATCTACGCACGTGTAAGTACAGAAGACCAAGCCAAGCATGGATATTCTTTACCGGATCAAATAGCATCCTGTAAAACTTATCTTCAAGGACTAGGCTATCACGATATAATTGAATATGTTGATGATGGTTATAGCGGTGAATACATAGACAGACCAGCTATATCCAATCTTAGGGATGATGCAGACGAAGGACGCATTAATATAGTAGCCGTATATGACCCAGACAGACTTGCCAGAAAGCTATTTATTCAACTCCTTATCTCCGAAGAATTGGAGCGTAATAATGTAAAACTGCATTTCGTTACTGGTCAGTATGATTCTAGCCCAGAAGGAAGACTCTTCTTTTCCATGCGCGGAGCTGTGGCTGAATTCGAAAAAGAGAAGATTCGTGAACGATCTATGCGCGGTAAACGCAAAAAGGCCCAAGATAAAAAACTATCTAATAGCAATCTATTTGGCTACGATTATATTAAAGAGACTAAATCTTATAAAATCAATCCCGATCAAGCAGCAATTATCAAGGATATCTATAATCGTGTAGTAGAGCACCAGGACAGCGTTGTCAGTATACAAACGTATTTAAAAGATAAGGCTATCCCCTCTCCGACTGGCAAAGCTATATGGCCAACATCAACCATATATAGAATTTTAAAAAATCATACCTATACAGGTGTATTTGCAAGCATGAAAATAAGGCAACAGAAAACTGGCATAAAAAGCAAGCTTATTACACATCGTCCTGAAAATGAATGGATTAACATCCCTGTTCCGGAAATCATACCGGAAGAATTATTCAATCGTACACAGGCACAATTAGACCGCAATAAAATCAAAACTAAGCGGCCAATGATGTACCCTTACCTACTGTCTGGAATTTTATATTGCGGTGTATGTGGACGTAGAATGGTTGCTCACCACTGTGCATTCCGTGACGGTAGCTATAAACCGTATTACCAATGCCTAACGCAACGTAACCCTAACTTAAAGGCTGCAGGATTTAAATGCGAAAGTAGAAGTCTTCCAGCCAATGCGATAGATCAGGATATTTGGACTATGTTAATGGAATCGTTCTTAGACCCTGAAAAGGCAAAAAAATATATGCCCAAACAAGAAATAGTTGACCATAGTTCCGAATTGGAGAAAATCACTAAATTAGAGACTGAGTTGATTAAACGGCGTGAAACTATTGCCCGGTGGTTTAGGCAGCAAATCTTACCCGAAGCCGAAGCAGAAAAGGAACTAACAGCAATCAATTCACAGTTAAATACTATAAAAAGCAGAAAAGACAGCCTCGCTCCCGTGATTATTTCACAGAATAAGCCGTCTTTTGCATCGTTAGCAAAAAATATGCGCCTCCTCGTAGACCAGGGTGAATTAACGAAGGAACAAAAAAGAAAAATCATTACCGCCACTATTAGTAAAATAACCGTAACTAGAATTGATAATCACTCTGGGAAAGGCTCACGCAGTAAGCCGCCTATATTTAAGATCGTATGGGAGACAGTATAA
- a CDS encoding helix-turn-helix transcriptional regulator: MDIAEKITYWRNFRGYSTTKLAKAAGIAQSTLREIELKNTSPSWDTVEKLCSALEISPMELIATNEPLNHKPNYDDKIKNLPEQAKKIIDTVIEVNQPAKEQAAASGK, encoded by the coding sequence ATGGATATTGCTGAAAAAATCACGTATTGGAGAAATTTCCGAGGATATAGTACTACCAAATTAGCCAAAGCTGCTGGGATCGCCCAATCAACATTAAGAGAAATTGAATTAAAAAACACATCCCCCTCGTGGGATACAGTTGAAAAACTATGTTCCGCATTAGAAATTTCTCCAATGGAGTTAATTGCAACAAATGAGCCTCTAAACCATAAACCAAACTACGACGACAAAATAAAAAACTTGCCGGAGCAAGCTAAAAAAATTATTGATACAGTTATTGAAGTTAATCAACCTGCAAAAGAACAGGCTGCAGCATCGGGGAAGTAA
- a CDS encoding helix-turn-helix transcriptional regulator — protein MSLGKRIKLFRNQLRKSQKEIESITGIPQTTLSGWENDNSEPAASDIIKLASVLRVTVNDLLYELSGEDETSNPVNVKLVG, from the coding sequence ATGTCGTTAGGAAAGAGAATAAAATTATTCCGCAATCAACTAAGGAAGTCGCAAAAAGAAATTGAGAGTATTACTGGTATCCCACAAACTACCTTAAGTGGATGGGAAAATGACAATTCTGAACCAGCAGCATCAGATATTATAAAGCTTGCTTCGGTTCTTAGAGTAACGGTTAATGATCTGCTATATGAGCTCAGTGGTGAAGATGAAACCAGTAATCCAGTCAATGTAAAGCTAGTAGGGTAG